The following are encoded in a window of Sminthopsis crassicaudata isolate SCR6 chromosome 3, ASM4859323v1, whole genome shotgun sequence genomic DNA:
- the STX19 gene encoding LOW QUALITY PROTEIN: syntaxin-19 (The sequence of the model RefSeq protein was modified relative to this genomic sequence to represent the inferred CDS: inserted 5 bases in 3 codons; deleted 2 bases in 1 codon; substituted 5 bases at 5 genomic stop codons), producing the protein YEREPIAKRYLHDIQRLQEXLNSLADGVQKFGQQXKILVASMRRFSLKKESSHIKEIKTXAVHINKNLNDLLKEIKSQKLKSXEPAIFXQFXDIMFXYNDTTATKQEKCKKFIFHRLKVAEKXVPREVNDMLQQGKREVFNKNLLTEINITKVISLSEIEKRHNFNNLENQIKDLKSQRRG; encoded by the exons tatgAAAGAGAACCTATAGCTAAAAGATATCTACATGATATCCAAAGGCTTCAGGA ACTTAATAGTTTAGCAGATGGTGTTCAAAAATTTGGTCAGCAGTAAAAAATATTGGTAGCTTCCATGAGAAGATTCAGTCTTAAGAAGGAATCTAGtcatataaaggaaataaaaacataagCAGTGCATATTAACAAGAActtaaatgatttattaaaagaaataaaaagtcagaAACTCAAATCTTAAGAGCCTGCCATATTCTGACAATTCTAAGATATTATGTT GTATAATGACACAACAGcaacaaagcaagaaaaatgcaagaaattcatttttcatcGGCTGAAAGTTGCTGAAA ATGTGCCTAGAGAAGTGAATGATATGCTTCAACAAGGGAAAAGGGaagtttttaataaaaacttgctCACAGAAATTAATATCACTAAAGTG ATTTCACTATCTGAAATTGAAAAAAGACACAACTTTAATAATTTGGAGAACcagataaaagatttaaaaagccaGAGGAGGGGATAG